In Pseudomonas alcaliphila JAB1, a single window of DNA contains:
- a CDS encoding LysE family translocator, whose product MSTELLLAFIAFAFVTSVTPGPNNMMLLASGVNFGVRRSIPHMLGISLGFMLLVAAVGLGLGQVFQRLPVLHDVLRYVGAAYLLYLAWKIAQSGAPQSRENPAAKPFTFLQAAAFQWVNPKAWIMAIGAITTYTPQDGFFSNVLLIAALFALVNCPSVGLWTVAGSLLRKWLDNPRALRAFNIGMALLLVTSLYPIIVDTGMF is encoded by the coding sequence ATGTCCACCGAACTGCTGCTCGCCTTCATTGCCTTCGCTTTCGTCACCTCGGTGACGCCCGGCCCCAACAATATGATGTTGCTCGCCTCCGGGGTGAACTTCGGCGTGCGCCGCAGCATTCCGCACATGCTCGGCATCAGCCTGGGCTTCATGCTGCTGGTGGCTGCCGTGGGCCTGGGCCTAGGCCAGGTGTTCCAACGTCTGCCGGTGCTGCATGACGTACTGCGCTATGTCGGCGCCGCGTACCTGCTTTATCTGGCCTGGAAGATCGCCCAGTCCGGCGCGCCGCAAAGCCGCGAGAACCCCGCCGCCAAGCCGTTTACCTTTCTCCAGGCGGCGGCCTTTCAGTGGGTCAACCCCAAGGCGTGGATCATGGCCATCGGCGCCATCACCACCTATACGCCGCAGGACGGCTTCTTCAGCAACGTGCTGTTGATCGCCGCCCTGTTTGCCCTGGTCAACTGCCCCAGCGTGGGGTTGTGGACCGTCGCCGGCAGCCTGCTGCGCAAGTGGCTGGACAACCCGCGCGCGCTGCGCGCCTTCAACATCGGCATGGCGCTGCTGCTGGTCACCTCGCTCTACCCCATCATCGTCGACACTGGAATGTTCTGA
- a CDS encoding TonB-dependent siderophore receptor: protein MSFRPAPFRHTLLALTMAFAGHAGLAHAEVYQLPSGPLAATLNQIASQAGVTLSIDPALTEGKNSAPVSGDYEAIEALNQALRGTGLQLQGGNGGAYSLAPAAEAAMALPDVTVTASEQAAETAWGPTRGYLANRTATGTKTDTPLLETPRSISVATREQMQDRKVQNLDDAVRYMPGVIASSYGSDSRADWMKIRGFEPIQMLDGLPLPKGSYAMPKLETWNLERVAVLRGPASAVYGQTPPGGLVDAVSRRPQAESSHEVQVQVGNYNHKQISFDSTGKIDDEGRFLYRFSGTGRDSGTVIEHMDDQRFNLAPSLTWNIADDSKLTFLGQFNRDDTGGTSQFLPLQGTKLSTPAGKVDYNKNLGDPDWEFYDKTFYALGYAFEHRINDIWQFNQNLRYSKLELDNQIITAGGWATAVADDGTVARGANVYDENISHFAVDNNFQADFNTGAIGHTLLLGLDYLRVETDYRWLYGTAPSSNIIRPIYGQDFSGISYTAFQDYNQKRRNTGLYLQDQMALDAWRLTLGGRWDRLDTDSVFHNANDARDSRRDSQFSGNAALSYVFDSGFTPYVSYAESFQAEAGGNGGAAFKPSTGKQYELGIKYQPPGSDMLFTAAVYDLTRQNIVTTNIAGATEPVSEVEVRGLELEATGNITENLSLTASYSYTNSKMTEVGDPRDKNRALPLIPEHQASIWADYDWNQGVLAGFGIGFGARFVGSTDNIAVGSMGFARDPSDGHSSAYTVYDAAVRYDLGQLDANLRGASVSLNANNLFDKEYLATCDGFYCYAGDPRRVTASLDYKW, encoded by the coding sequence ATGTCCTTCCGCCCTGCCCCTTTCCGCCACACGTTGTTGGCCCTGACCATGGCCTTCGCCGGCCATGCCGGGCTGGCCCATGCCGAGGTCTACCAACTGCCTTCCGGTCCTCTGGCAGCCACGCTCAACCAGATCGCCAGCCAGGCCGGTGTGACCCTGAGCATCGATCCGGCCCTGACCGAGGGCAAGAACTCGGCACCGGTCAGCGGCGACTACGAAGCCATCGAAGCCCTCAATCAGGCGCTGCGTGGCACCGGCCTGCAGCTGCAAGGTGGCAACGGCGGCGCCTACAGCCTGGCCCCTGCGGCAGAAGCAGCAATGGCACTGCCGGACGTGACCGTGACAGCCAGCGAACAGGCCGCCGAGACCGCCTGGGGCCCAACCCGTGGTTATCTGGCCAACCGCACCGCGACCGGCACCAAGACCGACACGCCGCTGCTGGAAACCCCACGCTCGATCTCCGTCGCCACCCGCGAGCAGATGCAGGACCGCAAGGTGCAGAACCTCGATGACGCCGTGCGCTATATGCCTGGCGTGATCGCCAGCAGCTACGGCAGCGACAGCCGCGCCGACTGGATGAAGATTCGCGGTTTCGAACCGATCCAGATGCTCGACGGCCTGCCACTGCCCAAGGGCAGCTACGCCATGCCCAAACTGGAAACCTGGAACCTGGAGCGCGTCGCCGTGCTGCGCGGCCCGGCCTCGGCAGTGTATGGCCAGACCCCGCCAGGCGGCCTGGTGGATGCTGTCAGCCGCCGCCCGCAGGCCGAAAGCAGCCATGAAGTGCAGGTGCAGGTTGGTAACTACAACCACAAGCAGATCAGCTTCGACAGCACCGGCAAGATCGACGATGAAGGTCGCTTTCTCTACCGTTTCAGCGGTACCGGCCGTGACAGTGGCACCGTTATCGAGCATATGGACGACCAGCGTTTCAACCTGGCGCCCAGCCTGACCTGGAACATTGCCGACGACAGCAAACTGACGTTCCTCGGCCAGTTCAACCGTGACGATACCGGCGGCACCAGCCAGTTCCTGCCACTGCAAGGCACCAAGTTGAGCACCCCGGCCGGCAAGGTCGACTACAACAAGAACCTTGGCGACCCTGACTGGGAGTTCTACGACAAGACCTTCTATGCACTGGGCTATGCCTTCGAGCACCGCATCAACGATATCTGGCAGTTCAACCAGAACCTGCGCTACAGCAAGCTAGAACTGGATAACCAGATCATCACGGCCGGCGGCTGGGCCACCGCCGTCGCTGACGACGGTACGGTTGCGCGTGGCGCCAACGTGTATGACGAGAACATCAGCCACTTCGCCGTGGACAACAACTTCCAGGCCGATTTCAACACCGGTGCAATCGGGCACACCCTGCTGCTGGGCCTCGACTACCTGCGCGTCGAGACCGATTACCGCTGGCTGTACGGTACTGCGCCGAGTAGCAACATCATCCGCCCGATTTATGGCCAGGACTTCAGTGGCATCAGCTACACGGCCTTCCAGGACTACAACCAGAAACGCAGAAACACCGGCCTCTATCTGCAAGACCAGATGGCACTCGACGCCTGGCGCCTGACCCTGGGCGGGCGCTGGGATCGCTTGGACACCGATTCGGTGTTCCACAACGCCAACGATGCCAGGGACAGCCGCCGCGACAGCCAATTCAGCGGCAATGCGGCGCTGAGCTACGTGTTCGATTCCGGCTTCACGCCTTATGTGTCCTATGCCGAATCCTTCCAGGCCGAAGCAGGCGGCAACGGCGGCGCGGCGTTCAAACCCAGTACCGGCAAGCAGTACGAGCTGGGCATCAAGTATCAACCGCCGGGCAGCGACATGCTGTTCACCGCCGCCGTCTATGACCTGACCCGGCAAAACATCGTGACCACCAACATCGCCGGGGCCACCGAGCCGGTGAGCGAGGTAGAGGTACGCGGCCTGGAGCTGGAGGCTACCGGTAACATCACCGAGAACCTCAGCCTGACCGCCTCCTACAGCTACACCAACAGCAAGATGACCGAGGTCGGTGATCCGCGCGACAAGAACCGCGCCCTGCCGCTGATCCCCGAGCATCAGGCGTCGATCTGGGCCGACTATGACTGGAACCAGGGTGTGCTGGCGGGCTTCGGCATCGGTTTCGGCGCCCGCTTCGTCGGCTCCACCGACAACATCGCCGTCGGCAGCATGGGCTTCGCCCGTGATCCTTCCGACGGCCATAGCAGCGCCTATACCGTCTACGACGCGGCGGTGCGCTACGACCTCGGCCAGCTCGACGCCAACCTGCGTGGCGCCAGCGTATCGCTCAACGCCAACAACCTGTTCGACAAGGAATACCTGGCCACCTGCGACGGTTTCTACTGCTATGCCGGCGACCCACGCCGGGTCACAGCCAGCCTCGACTACAAATGGTGA
- a CDS encoding FecR family protein produces MSQVSARVLDEAIAWQLCLDSGEASEQQRHDFTDWLAAHPEHDLVWRRLGGIDQQLSAASTPMARRALLQSSVSRRRSLRRLGGSALGLLLAAGITLVLLAQQRPLGDYLADYHTASGEQRDLLLADRSQVRLNSRSALDIEFDDNERRLHLRSGEILIQTAKGDTRPFIVETEQGRLRALGTRFLVRREGTATELIVLQSAVAARPLAGSQERIIHSGEQVRMDSQHLSDSHPAPIGADAWSRGMLVADNLPLQRLIDQLGEYRSGYLSLDPGLAELRISGSFPLHDSDKALAALALSLPVRTEQLGPWWTRVVPAEK; encoded by the coding sequence ATGAGCCAGGTCTCGGCTCGCGTGCTCGACGAGGCCATCGCCTGGCAGCTGTGCCTGGACTCGGGCGAAGCCAGCGAGCAGCAACGCCACGACTTCACCGACTGGCTGGCCGCGCACCCGGAGCATGACCTGGTCTGGCGACGCCTCGGCGGCATCGACCAGCAGCTCTCTGCCGCCAGCACGCCGATGGCACGCCGCGCCCTGTTGCAGAGCAGCGTCAGCCGTCGCCGCAGCCTGCGTCGTCTTGGCGGTAGCGCCCTGGGTCTGCTGCTGGCCGCGGGCATAACGCTGGTGCTGCTGGCTCAGCAGCGCCCGCTTGGCGATTACCTAGCCGACTACCATACCGCCAGCGGAGAACAACGCGACCTGCTGCTCGCCGACCGCAGCCAGGTGCGTCTCAACAGCCGCAGTGCGCTGGATATCGAATTCGACGACAACGAACGACGCCTGCACCTGCGCAGCGGCGAAATTCTGATCCAGACCGCCAAGGGCGATACCCGCCCCTTCATCGTCGAAACGGAGCAGGGACGACTACGTGCGTTGGGTACGCGCTTTTTGGTCCGGCGCGAAGGTACTGCGACCGAATTGATCGTGCTGCAGTCAGCGGTCGCTGCCAGGCCGCTGGCCGGCTCGCAGGAACGCATCATCCACAGCGGCGAACAGGTGCGCATGGACAGCCAGCACCTCAGCGACAGCCACCCCGCTCCCATCGGCGCCGACGCCTGGAGTCGCGGCATGCTGGTGGCGGACAACCTGCCCCTGCAACGCCTGATCGATCAGCTCGGCGAATACCGCAGTGGTTATCTGAGCCTCGACCCGGGCCTGGCCGAGCTGCGCATCAGCGGCAGCTTCCCACTTCACGACAGCGACAAGGCGCTGGCCGCTTTGGCGCTGAGCCTGCCCGTGCGTACCGAGCAATTGGGCCCCTGGTGGACCCGTGTGGTGCCGGCAGAAAAATAA
- a CDS encoding RNA polymerase sigma factor, translated as MSVQDSSNQQLVGLLYRDHRDWLFGWLRKSLNCAQRAEDLSQDTFVRLLGRADLHTPREPRALLTTIAKGLLVDQFRRHALERAYLEELALAPQTVQPSPEEQALALEQLAEIDHLLGQLSSKARAAFLYNRLDGLGHAEIAERLGVSPSRVRQYLAQGLRQCYIALYGAPQ; from the coding sequence GTGTCGGTTCAGGATTCCAGCAATCAGCAGTTGGTCGGTCTGCTTTATCGCGATCACCGTGACTGGCTGTTCGGCTGGCTGCGCAAAAGCCTGAACTGCGCGCAGCGCGCCGAAGACCTGAGCCAGGACACCTTCGTCCGCCTGCTCGGTCGCGCCGACCTGCACACCCCGCGCGAGCCCAGAGCCCTGCTCACCACCATCGCCAAGGGGTTGTTGGTCGACCAGTTTCGCCGCCATGCGCTGGAACGTGCCTATCTGGAAGAACTCGCGCTGGCTCCGCAAACCGTGCAACCCAGCCCGGAAGAACAGGCCCTGGCCCTGGAGCAACTGGCCGAGATCGATCACCTGCTCGGTCAGCTGTCGAGCAAGGCACGCGCAGCGTTCCTCTATAACCGTCTGGATGGTCTCGGTCATGCCGAGATCGCCGAGCGCCTTGGCGTGTCCCCGTCGCGCGTGCGTCAATACCTCGCCCAGGGCCTGCGCCAGTGCTACATCGCGCTGTATGGAGCGCCGCAATGA
- a CDS encoding MarR family transcriptional regulator — protein sequence MTDLKNFSEKFLTSPAEGTQAGRHGAQLIKNSAAQQAAMEAFFFGYQAFTAKPDEMLAKRGLSRVHHRILFFIAKYPGLNMTELLGYLGVSKQALNMPLRQLIEMNLVQSEAASDDKRKRVLGFTTEGAKLEQALRREQARLLQRVFGEMSEEAVQGWLEVNHALARSRQERT from the coding sequence ATGACTGACCTAAAAAATTTCTCCGAGAAGTTTTTGACGTCGCCCGCCGAGGGCACGCAGGCCGGCCGTCATGGGGCGCAGCTCATCAAGAATTCCGCCGCTCAGCAGGCCGCCATGGAAGCCTTCTTCTTCGGCTACCAGGCCTTCACTGCCAAGCCCGACGAAATGCTCGCCAAGCGCGGCCTGTCACGCGTGCATCACCGCATTCTGTTCTTCATCGCCAAGTACCCGGGCCTGAACATGACTGAACTGCTGGGTTACCTGGGCGTGAGCAAGCAGGCGCTGAACATGCCGTTGCGCCAGCTGATCGAGATGAATCTGGTGCAGAGCGAGGCTGCCTCGGACGACAAACGCAAGCGTGTGCTCGGCTTCACCACCGAAGGCGCCAAGCTGGAACAAGCCCTGCGCCGCGAACAAGCACGCCTGCTACAGCGCGTGTTCGGCGAGATGAGCGAAGAGGCCGTGCAGGGTTGGCTGGAAGTCAATCACGCCCTGGCACGTAGCCGCCAGGAACGCACCTAA
- a CDS encoding PLP-dependent aminotransferase family protein, giving the protein MAFSERIARLKSSLIREILAAAQRPEVMSFAGGLPAEPMLPKVDWAEMPASMGQYGMSEGEPALREAIAAEARALGVSCDASQVLIVSGSQQTLDLASKLFIDPGTEVLLEAPTYLAALQAFQLFGADCISVPQEADGPELAALRQRLENHKPAFAYLIPTFQNPSGTRYSEAKREAVAALLDEFGVTLIEDEPYRELVFDAGSATPIVSRLQKASWIYTGTVSKTLLPGLRVGYLIATPDLYPHLLRLKQSADLHTNRIGQWQALQWLGSEQYRGHLAELRDFYRIRRDAMQAALLEHFADLADWQIPQGGLFFWLTLKQPLDTRTLLDAALAQNVAFMPGEPFFVDPDANPGHLRLNFSHVAPERLSEGLRRLATVIREAQGM; this is encoded by the coding sequence ATGGCCTTCTCCGAACGCATCGCCCGCCTGAAAAGCTCCCTGATCCGTGAAATTCTTGCCGCGGCGCAGCGTCCGGAAGTGATGTCCTTTGCCGGTGGCCTGCCGGCCGAGCCGATGCTGCCGAAGGTGGACTGGGCTGAGATGCCGGCGAGTATGGGCCAGTACGGCATGAGCGAAGGCGAGCCGGCGTTGCGCGAGGCCATCGCTGCCGAAGCGCGCGCGCTAGGCGTGTCCTGCGATGCCAGCCAGGTGCTGATCGTCAGCGGCTCGCAGCAGACCTTGGACCTGGCGTCCAAGCTGTTCATCGATCCGGGCACCGAAGTGCTGCTCGAAGCGCCGACTTACCTGGCTGCCCTGCAGGCCTTTCAACTGTTCGGCGCCGACTGCATCAGCGTACCGCAGGAGGCCGACGGCCCCGAGCTGGCGGCTCTGCGTCAGCGTCTGGAGAATCACAAGCCGGCTTTCGCCTACCTGATCCCGACCTTCCAGAATCCGTCCGGCACCCGTTACAGCGAAGCCAAGCGTGAAGCCGTGGCGGCCCTGCTCGACGAGTTCGGCGTGACCCTGATCGAGGACGAACCGTACCGCGAGCTGGTGTTCGATGCCGGTAGCGCCACGCCCATCGTCAGCCGCCTGCAGAAGGCCAGCTGGATCTACACCGGTACCGTTTCCAAGACGCTGCTGCCGGGCCTGCGCGTCGGCTACCTGATCGCCACACCGGATCTGTACCCGCACCTGCTGCGCCTGAAGCAGTCGGCCGACCTGCACACCAACCGCATCGGCCAATGGCAGGCGCTGCAGTGGCTGGGCAGCGAGCAGTACCGCGGCCACCTGGCCGAGCTGCGCGACTTCTACCGCATCCGCCGCGATGCCATGCAGGCCGCGTTGCTGGAACATTTCGCCGACCTGGCCGACTGGCAGATCCCGCAGGGCGGGCTGTTCTTCTGGCTGACCCTGAAGCAGCCGCTGGATACCCGCACATTGCTCGACGCGGCGCTGGCGCAGAATGTCGCTTTCATGCCGGGCGAGCCGTTCTTCGTCGATCCGGATGCCAACCCCGGCCACCTGCGACTGAATTTCAGCCACGTGGCGCCAGAGCGCCTGAGCGAGGGGCTGCGCCGGCTGGCGACGGTAATCCGCGAAGCGCAGGGCATGTGA
- a CDS encoding glutathione S-transferase family protein yields MFKVYGDYRSGNCYKVKLMLHLLGKEYQWIPIDILKGETQSEAFLAKNPNGKIPVLELEDGTCLWESNAILNFLADGSEFLPTEPRLRTQVLQWQFFEQYSHEPYVAVARFIQLYQGMPEERREEHARCLKLGYKALKVMEKQLERTPYLVGEQYSIADIALYAYTHVAHEGGFSLEAFPAVRAWLDRVASHPRHVTMLG; encoded by the coding sequence ATGTTCAAGGTCTACGGCGATTACCGCTCGGGTAACTGCTACAAGGTCAAGCTGATGCTGCATCTGCTGGGCAAGGAGTACCAGTGGATTCCCATCGATATCCTCAAGGGCGAGACACAGAGCGAAGCCTTCCTGGCCAAGAACCCCAACGGCAAGATTCCGGTGCTGGAGCTGGAAGACGGCACCTGCTTGTGGGAGTCCAACGCCATCCTCAACTTCCTCGCCGATGGCAGCGAGTTTCTGCCGACCGAGCCGCGCTTGCGCACCCAGGTGCTGCAGTGGCAGTTCTTCGAGCAGTACAGCCACGAGCCCTACGTTGCGGTGGCGCGTTTCATCCAGCTCTACCAGGGCATGCCCGAGGAACGCCGCGAGGAGCACGCGCGCTGCCTGAAGCTCGGCTACAAGGCCCTGAAGGTGATGGAGAAGCAGCTCGAACGTACGCCCTATCTGGTCGGCGAGCAGTACTCCATCGCCGACATCGCCTTGTATGCCTACACGCACGTGGCTCACGAGGGCGGCTTCAGCCTCGAAGCCTTTCCGGCGGTGCGCGCCTGGCTTGATCGCGTCGCCAGTCATCCACGTCATGTGACCATGCTGGGTTGA
- a CDS encoding TolC family protein — protein sequence MLTIKPAVLLCAALLLAGCAGFSQDSGFDPVQQSAERQLDKQLLWARDEAGRSQIEARVAELLAEPLSLDAAVQLALLNNRGLQASFDELGIGEAERVQAGRLPNPGFSYGRLEKGSEVEYERGLHLNLARLIALPLTSRLEGRRFEQLQRQTSLAVFDLASETRKAWYQAVAAEESLVYARQVLAAAEAGAELARRMVAVGNFSKLQQAEQQNFYAEAGIGLLQAEQARVRSREQLTRLLGLWGEQQGYRLPERLPALPKNADELPDVERLAMNQRQDIQAMRLDAERLAQNLGLTRTTRFINVLELGVVNNRSNEEPTLRGYEISVELPLFDWSGAKVARAEAQYRQALNRAAETAINARSQVREAYHAYRNAFELAQHYRAEVLPLRQRIAEENLLRYNGMFISTFDLLADARRQVQAVDGYLQAQRDFWLARADLDMALLGAPNPSLGAAPAAAAEPAAAGH from the coding sequence ATGCTCACCATTAAACCCGCCGTACTGCTCTGCGCCGCACTGCTGTTGGCCGGCTGCGCCGGCTTCAGCCAGGACAGCGGCTTCGATCCGGTGCAGCAAAGCGCCGAGCGCCAGTTGGACAAGCAACTGCTGTGGGCCCGCGACGAGGCCGGGCGCAGCCAGATCGAGGCGCGCGTCGCCGAGCTGTTGGCCGAACCCCTGAGCCTGGATGCCGCGGTGCAGCTGGCGCTGCTCAACAACCGCGGCCTGCAGGCGTCTTTCGACGAACTGGGCATCGGCGAGGCCGAACGGGTGCAGGCCGGGCGCCTGCCCAATCCCGGCTTCTCCTACGGCCGCCTGGAGAAGGGCAGCGAGGTCGAATACGAGCGCGGCCTGCACCTGAATCTGGCGCGGCTGATCGCCCTGCCACTGACCTCGCGCCTGGAGGGGCGGCGCTTCGAGCAGTTGCAGCGGCAGACCAGCCTGGCGGTGTTCGACCTGGCCAGCGAGACGCGCAAGGCCTGGTACCAGGCGGTCGCCGCAGAGGAGAGCCTGGTCTACGCGCGGCAGGTGTTGGCCGCCGCCGAAGCCGGCGCCGAGCTGGCCCGGCGCATGGTCGCAGTGGGTAACTTCAGCAAGTTGCAGCAGGCCGAACAGCAGAACTTCTACGCCGAGGCCGGCATCGGCCTGCTGCAGGCCGAACAGGCGCGGGTGCGCAGCCGCGAGCAGTTGACCCGTCTGCTCGGCCTGTGGGGCGAGCAACAGGGCTACCGCCTGCCCGAACGCCTGCCGGCGCTGCCGAAAAACGCGGACGAGTTGCCGGACGTGGAGCGCCTGGCCATGAACCAGCGCCAGGACATCCAGGCCATGCGTCTGGATGCCGAGCGCCTGGCGCAGAACCTCGGCCTGACCCGCACCACGCGCTTCATCAACGTGCTGGAGCTGGGCGTGGTCAACAACCGCTCCAATGAGGAGCCGACCCTGCGCGGCTACGAGATCAGCGTCGAGCTGCCGCTGTTCGACTGGAGCGGGGCCAAGGTGGCGCGGGCCGAGGCGCAGTATCGCCAGGCGCTCAACCGCGCTGCCGAGACGGCGATCAACGCCCGCTCGCAGGTGCGCGAGGCCTACCACGCCTACCGTAACGCCTTCGAGCTGGCGCAGCACTATCGTGCCGAAGTGCTGCCGCTGCGCCAGCGCATTGCCGAGGAGAACCTGCTGCGCTACAACGGCATGTTCATCAGCACCTTCGACCTGCTCGCCGATGCGCGCCGCCAGGTGCAGGCGGTGGACGGCTACCTTCAGGCGCAGCGCGACTTCTGGCTGGCGCGCGCCGACCTCGACATGGCCCTGTTGGGCGCCCCCAATCCCTCGCTCGGCGCGGCGCCTGCCGCTGCTGCCGAGCCGGCCGCCGCCGGCCACTGA
- a CDS encoding copper oxidase, producing the protein MVSRRDFFLGAGAIGAAVATSAVSRVAMAALPEPVLQASADTQPPLQPGSGRPYNPVVTLNGWTLPWRMNNGVKEFHLVAEPVVRELAPGYKAHLWGYNGQSPGPTIEVVEGDRVRIFVTNKLPEHTSIHWHGQRLPNGMDGVTGLTQPAIPSGKTFVYEFVARRPGTFMYHPHADEMVQMAMGMMGFWVTHPREHHPLIAEVDRDYCLLLSAYDIEPGAYTPKIMEMLDFNLWTFNSRVFPGIDPLVARQGERVRLRVGNLTMTNHPIHLHGHEFEVTGTDGGPTPVGSRWPEVTADVAVGQMRQLEFIADEEGDWALHCHKSHHSMNAMGHDVPTLVGVDHRDMTRKIAKLVPDYMVMGERGMADMAEMQMPLPDNTVPMMTGDGPFGSVEMGGMFTMLKVRKEQAAGDYRDPGWFEHPAGTVAYEWKGALANPSRSHDGGGQSMPLKQPLETPVEVQVRKPGGHAGH; encoded by the coding sequence ATGGTTTCACGACGCGATTTCTTTCTCGGGGCCGGCGCCATCGGCGCTGCGGTGGCCACTTCGGCGGTCAGCCGGGTGGCCATGGCGGCCCTGCCCGAGCCGGTGCTGCAGGCCAGCGCCGACACCCAGCCGCCGCTGCAGCCGGGCAGCGGGCGGCCCTACAACCCGGTGGTCACCCTCAACGGCTGGACCCTGCCGTGGCGGATGAACAACGGGGTCAAGGAGTTCCACCTGGTCGCCGAGCCGGTGGTACGCGAGCTGGCGCCCGGCTACAAGGCCCACCTGTGGGGCTATAACGGCCAGTCGCCGGGGCCGACTATCGAGGTGGTGGAGGGCGACCGGGTGCGCATCTTCGTTACCAACAAGCTGCCCGAGCACACCAGCATCCACTGGCACGGCCAGCGCCTGCCCAACGGCATGGACGGTGTGACGGGCCTGACCCAGCCGGCGATTCCCTCTGGCAAGACCTTCGTCTACGAGTTTGTCGCCCGCCGTCCCGGCACCTTCATGTACCACCCGCACGCCGACGAGATGGTGCAGATGGCCATGGGCATGATGGGCTTCTGGGTCACCCACCCCAGGGAGCATCACCCGCTGATCGCCGAGGTGGACCGCGACTACTGCTTGCTGCTCAGCGCCTACGACATTGAGCCGGGCGCCTACACGCCGAAGATCATGGAGATGCTCGATTTCAACCTGTGGACCTTCAACAGCCGGGTGTTCCCCGGCATCGACCCGCTGGTGGCGCGCCAGGGCGAGCGGGTGCGCCTGCGCGTCGGCAACCTGACCATGACCAACCACCCGATCCACCTGCACGGCCACGAGTTCGAGGTCACCGGCACCGACGGCGGGCCGACCCCGGTCGGCTCGCGCTGGCCGGAGGTGACCGCCGATGTTGCGGTGGGGCAGATGCGCCAGCTCGAGTTCATCGCCGACGAGGAGGGCGACTGGGCGCTGCACTGCCACAAGAGCCACCACAGCATGAACGCCATGGGCCACGACGTGCCGACCCTGGTCGGCGTCGATCATCGCGACATGACGCGCAAGATCGCCAAACTGGTGCCGGACTACATGGTGATGGGCGAGCGCGGCATGGCCGACATGGCGGAGATGCAGATGCCGCTACCCGACAACACCGTGCCGATGATGACCGGCGACGGCCCGTTCGGCTCGGTGGAGATGGGCGGCATGTTCACCATGCTCAAGGTGCGCAAGGAGCAGGCCGCTGGCGACTACCGCGACCCGGGCTGGTTCGAGCACCCAGCCGGCACGGTGGCCTATGAGTGGAAGGGCGCACTGGCCAACCCGAGCCGCTCGCACGACGGCGGCGGCCAGTCGATGCCGCTCAAGCAGCCGCTCGAGACGCCGGTGGAAGTGCAGGTACGCAAGCCGGGCGGTCATGCCGGGCATTGA
- a CDS encoding cupredoxin family protein: MKTAQVLVLTLIGLLGSPAALAHSQAHEGHQAAATIREQKPWGIAGDDVEVDRTIEIRMTDQMRFTPDRLQVRQGEIIRFVYHNDGKILHEFVIGTRETLDEHAEAMLRFPGMEHDEPYMAHVAPGQSGEMIWTFNRAGEFDFACLIAGHYQTGKVGTIQVLAD; this comes from the coding sequence ATGAAAACAGCACAGGTACTGGTTCTGACCCTGATCGGGCTGCTCGGCAGCCCGGCAGCGCTGGCCCACAGCCAGGCGCACGAGGGGCATCAGGCCGCCGCAACGATCAGGGAGCAGAAGCCCTGGGGCATCGCCGGCGATGACGTTGAGGTCGACCGCACCATCGAGATCCGCATGACCGATCAGATGCGTTTCACTCCGGATCGGCTGCAGGTCCGGCAGGGCGAGATCATTCGTTTTGTCTACCACAACGACGGCAAGATCCTCCACGAGTTCGTCATCGGTACCCGCGAAACCCTGGATGAACATGCCGAGGCAATGCTGCGTTTTCCCGGCATGGAACACGACGAGCCCTATATGGCTCACGTTGCGCCGGGGCAGAGCGGCGAGATGATCTGGACCTTCAACCGCGCCGGCGAATTCGATTTCGCCTGCCTGATCGCCGGCCACTACCAGACCGGCAAGGTCGGTACCATCCAGGTGCTGGCCGACTGA
- a CDS encoding copper-binding protein, producing MKKQLMIAALAALFSLPLQAADPAPLSQGEVRKVDAAAQKITLRHGPIASIGMPPMTMVFEVEKPELLEGVSAGEKVKFQVQQQGSRYIVTELQVVE from the coding sequence ATGAAGAAGCAACTGATGATCGCGGCGCTGGCCGCCCTGTTCAGTCTGCCGTTGCAGGCCGCCGACCCCGCGCCGCTGAGCCAGGGCGAGGTGCGCAAGGTGGACGCCGCCGCGCAGAAGATCACCCTGCGCCACGGCCCAATCGCCAGTATCGGCATGCCGCCGATGACCATGGTCTTCGAGGTCGAGAAGCCGGAACTACTGGAAGGGGTTTCAGCAGGAGAGAAGGTGAAGTTTCAAGTGCAGCAGCAGGGTAGCCGTTACATCGTTACCGAACTGCAGGTAGTGGAGTAG
- a CDS encoding HU family DNA-binding protein, with protein sequence MAITKDQLISDLAEAVSLPKATVRTLIDQLGEIVGDALENDGEITLPGIGKLKVSERPARTGRNPQTGKAIEIAAKKVVKLVPAKALTDGLN encoded by the coding sequence ATGGCAATCACCAAAGACCAACTGATCAGCGACCTGGCCGAGGCCGTATCCCTGCCCAAAGCCACTGTCCGTACCCTGATCGATCAGCTGGGCGAAATTGTCGGCGACGCACTGGAAAACGACGGTGAGATCACCCTGCCAGGCATCGGCAAGCTGAAAGTGAGCGAGCGCCCGGCACGCACCGGCCGTAACCCGCAGACCGGCAAAGCCATCGAAATCGCTGCCAAGAAAGTGGTCAAGCTGGTACCTGCCAAGGCCCTGACCGACGGCCTGAACTGA